The region GGGTGAGATCAAGCCACCATTTAAGCCCATTGGTAAACCACCCAAGGGCGAGAAGCCACCAACCGAGCCCATCGGCAAGCCACCCAAGGGTGAGAAGCCACCGCCAAAGCACATCGGCAAGCCACCCAAGGGCGAGATGAAGCTGCAATATTCTGAGCACATTGACGGACCAACCAAGGGCAAGGTTGAGAAGCCACCAACTGAGCCCATTGGCAAACCACCCAAGGGCAAGGGTGAGAAACCGCCGGTAGAGCACAAGCCTCCGAAGGGAGAGAAGCCACCAACTCACGGCGGCCACCCTCCGCCGATAAAAGTGGCGCCGGAAACTCCAGGAAAGAAGCCATTTGGGCCCCACAAGCCACCCCACAAACCTCCATTTTCACCTCCTCATTCCAACTGAGGATCATCATCAGTTTGCTGCTTATTAGTTAACCACCTAGCCTTTATGGGTACGGATATAAATAAGAGCCATTGCTAGCTAGATGATCCTTCATCCTTCCATCTCCTATTTTGTTGGTTATCTACCGTATGATCCatcgctatatatatatatatctatagtcTCCATTGTTGTTATATTCTGTGCCTTTAGTTAGTATTTGTCGGCTCCTTCTCTTTTAGTTTAAATTTCCGATCAGATAAAGTGGTAACTTCGTTAATACCGTATAATAAATATACAGAACAGAAAGATTTACTCGGACAAGTAGATAAGACTGAACCATCCTTGCACGCGACTGACCTAATCCCTTTCTGGTGAGGTAAGGGGGCTAAACCAGCCTTAATCTTGTTTGAGCCTAAACCAACCTTAAACCTCCATTTTAACATCTTCATTATTAAATCCCATTTAACCGTGCATGATACTGATAATCACTCGTATGTTACATAAAACACGACACCCAAATTCAAAAGTCTTTGACTACtaaacaattaataataataacgtGGTGAACCCATTATCTCTAGATTAGAGATTTTGTAGTTGGTGAGCGAGGACCCAATTAATTAAGTTGAATAAGAAACacaatatttaaattcaaagaCCTCTAGTCTTTGTTTAAGACTGATTTTTGTTGAACTGCGAGCTTAAGGTTTTATATATagattattcattttaatttaaagtgggtaaattaaatatatgttatcTATTGCAACATCATTTTGGTAAAAagtttaactcttttttttcttttggtgtgTGCATTGAATTGTTAGTTATACAAAATTATGTCATTGCCACATTTTTCAATATAAAGACCATATCAActcaaaacaagaagaaacGTTACTagcagattattattattattattttttgttgggaacatatttaagatttttgttAATGCATAAAATTGATCGTTAATATATTGACGAAAAAAAACATATCCAATAATGGAATATATACTTTTGGCCTTCAAATAATAAGATTGAGACtccacaaaaaaagaaaggtaGGACTGGAAACTGGAAAACCAATCTAATGTCTAAGTCAAATGTGGAGTAAAGATAATCCTTCATTCAAGATTAGGTAttcttattaatatgtgtgtaggggataaaaaaattagacaaagttgaagagattAGTTTTATCTCCTAAGATCGTCTTTCTATGATTTAATTAGAAGAAGTGCTTTATTTCAAGTTTatcaagattaaaataaataaaataattccttATCAGGAGTTTATTCCTTAATTCGATCTAAGAGAGAATCCTATCAGAATTAATTATGAGTAGTATTGGTTTGCTCTCAACTATATGAAAAACCCCCCTTTGTAAGCTGAGACAAATCCAAATACATCTCTTAGGCCAAAGGTGACCTAGTCAGGCTGTTTGAGGTTGAGGGTGGCCTAGTGACCTAAGGTTAAGGGTGCCCTGTTGTGGTGAATTGAAGTCAAGGATAATTAACTTAATGAACGAATCGAGATGAAGGGTGGGCTAATATACAAGTGTCGTATGCATGATACTTGGGTATACTAATTATATAAGTACAACCAACGTTAAAACTCAATAGTGAGATCCAActaataaaatatagtaatgCATATGAGGGATAATAATTATTAGTAGACAAACAGAGCTTTACTCAACAGACTGTCCCTCCCTCCACAACCCTTAGCTAGGTGGTTgtcattgatatatatatctttttaagGACAAATTACTATTTCTCCGTCAGGTTAAGTAAAATTTTGATCACATTcatgtattttgaaaatactctttttatttctttacgTTTAcagaaattaattaagaaaagaCCATATTGTTCATCTTTATATAgagtaaattattattttttcttcaaattaggtAAAATTGGTAATCTTATccctatattttggaaataccTCTATTGCCCCTCCCCCACATTTCAATATGCCGTCAATATTCTTTAacgatttctttttttttaaaaaaaaagaccatATGACACAACCTTATTAACATAGcatatatgatttatataattttttttatgaattatatgATAATTACCTCGATTTGTAAATTTTCTCCACCTCCAGCAGGCTGGTAGCTCAAAAACAATGAGTCATCTTCTAAAAATTTTCTACCCACTACCTACAATTGTTGACTCAGAAGTCCCTTATGACATAATTTGGCAACATTATAGACTACTTGAAGATTCACTTAACAGCCTCTTCTCAGATTGTAAGACATCTGcccattttgttaatttttttattattattttcaccCTTCTAATTGATCTTAAACATCGTCCAGACTCCAGATCGCAGGTCACTGGAGCAATTTAGCCCTATGTTTTCTGCCGCAATATTACTTTATGGAGATTTTCTCTGTAATAAAGACTATATATTAACTCAAAACATTAAGGCATTACTAGCTCATATTCtagatattatataaatataaatatatagcaGCTACAAGCAACTTTAAACACAACAGTGAGACAGACAGCCAACTGATAAAACACGTTCAGTACCATGAGGGACAACAATAACCAGTAGCCTATTTAACTGGTCTTATTTTACTTTATCTAAACCCTCTCTTTCCATCTCCTtaatgcatgcatatatatatatatatatatctcttaatTCTCTCCGGACACTGGTGGTTTGTGGTACTTTGGTGGCGGCGGCCGCTTTACTATCGGCGGTAGCTTCGGTGTCGGCGGCGGATGCGTTACTATTGGGGGTAGCTTCGGCGTCGGCGGAGGATGCGTTACTATTGGGGGTATCTTTGGCGTCGGCGGACGCTTTACTATTGGTGGGAGCTTCGGCGTCGGCGGACGCTTTACTATTGGTGGGAGCTTCGGCGTCGGCGGCGGATGAGTTACTATTGGCGGTAGATACGGTGTCTTTGGTGTCGGCGGCGGACGAGTTACTATTGGCGGTAGCTTCGGTGTCGGTGGCGGACGCGTTACTATTGGCGGTAGCTTCGGTGTCGGCGGCGGACGCGTTACTATTGGTGGTAGCTTTGGCGTCGGCGTCGGTGTCGGCGGCGGACGCTTTACTATTGGTGGGAGTTTCGGCGTCGGCGGCTGGTAGTGGTCGGCAAGGGAGGAAGTGGAGAGAACCGCCGTAGCGAGGAGCAACAGAAACAGGGATTTCGCAGCCATGTTTTGGCTGAAGCTGGCCGATGTGCAAAATCTAGAGGAGATGGGTGGTGCATTTATAATGGGTCTGGGCCAATGTTGGGTCGACACGCAGTGGCGGAGCACCGTACAGCCAAGGGTGGGCAAACTGCACAccttagattttttaaaaaattattatatataataatttacaattttttttttttctaaatgcccgtcccaagttttgaaaaattttaaattttgaatatattgaTCGATGGGAATAAAAATGTTAGGTGAGTGCCTCTAATTGTCGAAAACTACCAACAACGGTGGCCAATAACAACTACCAATGCATTTATGCGAGTTGGGTTTAGTCAAaaatttaagcttagatctacaAAATTTGTCTATTAAATTTTACTGAGTTTTGTGTATATTGGTCGATGAGAATAAGGATGTCTATTAAATTTTACTGAGTTTTGTGTCAGTTGTCTCTAATTGCCAAAAACCACTAGGCATGGTGGTTGGCGGTGATTGTCAGTATTTTTTTGAGTATTagtcgaaaattaaaaataagatatataaaaatctaaCTTACTTCTCTTTTCTGTatattaactgtattttaattaatgggattaatttttttattttttattataaatttgtcaattacatgtttaaaattatgatagaaaatatattttttgtcataaaatttGTCAAGACTTAActatataattgaattgaaaatcaaTGATTAAACGATAATCTCTCATAAAGCCTATCAACACTCGGTTGTGCAATCAAATTGGATATTGATGATTGAACGATAACTtagttttctatattaaaaaatagatatttaataaaattaataatattattattatgtgacgttattaaaatgtgaaaatgcatgtataatttattgatatatattttttaatattatattattttaatttttatattatttaatttaaaactgaatttaaaatttaaaatttaattttcatccaTCCTACCTCAAATTCTGACTCCATCTTTGACTTTTCTTCTTGGAGTGGTGGCTTCTCCTCAATCTCAGGGCATGTGTGATTTACTTTTCTAGTAATTAAAAAGGGCTATAAATCCTAATCTCTATTTAGAAATTACTATCATTATAATGTGACAATCGTATTTTGAAAATGTAGCTTATTTaagagcttttttttttctttgctaaACCTTAAAATGATGCCCATGACACTTTGTCTCATTATttctttaataatatttttgtttggggTTACATTCTTTGATAATGTTAGCCAACACGTGGCATTTGGCAAAAGGCCTAGACCTAGTTGGGTTATCCAATGGAGGTCTCTGCCATTTAATGTAGTGCATGTGCTTTCTGACTTCTAGTACCttcgaaaaagaaaaaaaaaaagaaatattttttgaggGACAAGCtccatttattatttattatcttttacTCAATTTGACGTTAATGATAGGATTTGAATGGGATTGCATCTAAGTAATTGTTCAGataattaattgtataataTATGATTTATAAGTTTAGTCAATAAAGTGATATaactattaaaatataatttcataagCGGTTAAAGTTATAATTGAGTTGAGCCGAGCTTTACTCTTTTGTACTCGACTtgttaagtaaaaattaaactcaaaattaaGTTCGCACTCAAGTAAGC is a window of Diospyros lotus cultivar Yz01 chromosome 10, ASM1463336v1, whole genome shotgun sequence DNA encoding:
- the LOC127812320 gene encoding uncharacterized protein LOC127812320, producing the protein MSSPLCLLALSLALVLLTNPSLADFPKPPSHGQKPPEPIGKPPKGEKPPPEHMPPFKPIGKPPKGEKPPTEPIGKQPKGEIKPPSKSIGKPPKGEIKPPFKPIGKPPKGEKPPTEPIGKPPKGEKPPPKHIGKPPKGEMKLQYSEHIDGPTKGKVEKPPTEPIGKPPKGKGEKPPVEHKPPKGEKPPTHGGHPPPIKVAPETPGKKPFGPHKPPHKPPFSPPHSN